The sequence ttatatataacacattatCAGAACCCATACGGGTCTacccaggccctctagcacaaggtaatgatgaaattgatcagcttggtaggaaatgtgctagaagcctcagaattgcATAAGAAACACCACGTTaatagcaagggtttgaaaaaataattttccatcACTTGgaaaaagccaaggaaattataaggaaatgtcctacttgttctttgtataaccaaacaacaggaagtagtctacagaacgacacccacattcccaaaagatggatTATGGATATTCATTACCATTTAAGGgaggttgattacaagttgttattagtaATAGGGAAAAGAAGATAAacaaagagttaaattcaaagatctctttctaaaggaaaaaagggagatagggtatagaaatgataggataaagggtagattactggatctacttttaaacaaaaaaacaactactagtcttaaatatttcatattagtatggattttggtataccgatacaaatttaaagttaattttgttatactgtatgtgtatttctactcttgtttggggtattgtgtttatgcaactcatttaaaaatgtaatgtataattaaacacaagttaatagtcatctataatagtcaaacttatagtcatattaggtatgtttgcAAGGtcatatacagatatatttagaGAGCTGGTCTTCAAATACCCcacagacctacagaatatgacatttaaaatgttttaatcatGACAACAAGACACATGTCCTCCTGacatctacttcagaaaagatgacgGACATAGAGGAAATTCCACATGGAGTTTGCCTTCCTTATGTCAAAAGCTAGCcatctgggcaaagaaactgcccttggcCCAGTTGTTGACAGTTACTGTTCACTGTTCAAACTggaccaagacacacacacacacacacacacacacacacacaaaaagcaactgccaaactttgtcaagacaaggtaggacaatccttcaaaattctctgcttctcaaaaaagtctgtcagatattctaggcctctaggccaaagatggataccccaacattacagaggaaacttagatgactgtccagacagccagctcttTCTATCATTTCTCCCAATTTTTGGAAATTCACTTGCTATGCACCTCCtgttactcaggtaatattatatctttatagggtctttgatggagtcgAAGACTACTAGGTAGTCataagttttccttagttataataaaaggtaaattaagtataaaactttagattcacaaatataagataaataatagagtattttctctaattttgccaaacacaaatggaatggatattgtaactgtaattcttacttgataacttttttgtttgtttgtttgtttgtttgtttgtttgtttattcagagctgaggatcgaacccagggccttgtgcttgctaggcaagcgctctaccactgagctaaatccccaacccctacttgATAACTTTTATCATCTCTAATTTtactgttaaagttaaaaccttcctttttaattagacaaaaaaggggaaatgtggaatattcctttacactgtgtgaatatatgtcactacaattggtttaataaacaaactGATGGCCactagctgaacaggataaggttaggtgggagggccaaactgagaatgatgggaggcagaagggcagagtcaggagacaccagcagactcagaggaagcaggacatgtagaaaatgagataacaagccatgGACCACATGGCAaaaagcacagataagaaatatgggttaatttaaatgtaagagttagctagtaataagcctgagctatcagctgagcatttacaattaacatAAAATCTCTGTGTGATTATGTGGGAATGGCTggcgggacagaaacttctgcctaaaCCTTCTTCTCACCTCACAGggcacagcacatgtgtggtgcaTAAACATGgaagtaggcaaaacactcatgcacataaaagtaacaataaataagtaaCAGGAGGTGAGGGGGAGAAAAAACAGTAAATAAGGGAAGAGTGACTAAAGAAGGCACTGGacactggcctctggcctccatacgcACACACACTAGCATGGAAatccatatctatatctatatctatacacacacacacactagcatggaaatgcatatctatatctatatctatatctacacacacacacacacactagcatggaaatccatatctatatctatatctatctacacacacacacacacacacacacacacactagcatgaaaatgcatacacacacacacacacacacacacacacacacacacattacagacacatacagagacagaaagattagctCAAAACACGGAGAAAAGGAAAACTAGAGCCACAGTCAGCCACAGGCTAAGAATCACACGGTGTGAGTACTGTGACCAGAACAGCAACTGGTTTTTAAAGGAATTAGGACAATATTTACTGACCAGTCAGGCCCTGCACAACTCTTTTGTATGTAATAATTCAAAAATTTGTCAGAAATGaataaagggggctggagagatggctcagaggttaagagcacttgctactctttcagaggatgcaggtttggttcccagcacctacatggtggctcccattccagggaatctgggtactcctctggcctccaagaggaCCAGACACACATGGAGTGCACTTACACAGAcaaatcactcatacacataatataaaaaaaaataaataaatctttaaggaaATGGATAAAGGACTGAGAATAAGTTGAATTCTTACCAGGAAGCAGAATTTAAAACTATAAGGACTACTCTTGCATTAAAATAAAGTGGAAATAACGTGCtattttgttttaacttcagAATACAGCACAGCACACTCGGGGTCAATTTTCCCACACACAGCACCACTGCAGAGGCTGTCAATCAAAGGCCACATGCTTCTTCAGCATCTGTGGCGGGAGTTGGAGAAAGGATGACTTACTGTCCGTGCGGGTACCAGCGATGCTTTGTGGTGAAGAACACCTTGCTGAGCTGCTCTATCATGGGACCTTGCTcaagttgtttgcttttttcttctaatttggtTTTCAGCACTTGTTCGTGTGTTTCTTCATTATTATGCAAAATGTCTGGTTGAGGGACAGGCTATAAAGAAGCAATTAACAACAATGAAGTGTAGAAATGCAAGCCGGGATCTGTCTGGCTTTATGACGAAACAACGACCATACTCAGCCATTCATTACATTCCTGACAGTGGGTAAGTAGCCAGAGCACTTCCAGTTAGTTATTCAAAGTTAGAAATACTCCTCTACTAGCCAAAAATTGTGGGTTTCTTTTCCAATAATAAGAGCTCTTCTTCGATTCTTTCCCCTCAGTAATAAGggaattgttttttttgtttctattttcccaAAGTATATACTAGGTCCATATTACTTTTTAACTTGCAATTCAACAGTTTACCTTCTATATTACTAAGGAGAAAacaaactgtggttggtatgtaaaataaattttaaaaatctaataaaaatttcagaaaaaggaaagaacaatgaaaaatatataaaagacctctgtgtgccgggcagtggtggtgcacgcctttatcccagcactcaggaggcagagctgggagatctctgtgagttcaaggccagcctggtctacagagcgagatctaggacaggcaccaaagctacacagagaaaccctgtcttgaaaaataccaaaaaaagggctggggaggtggcttagaggttaagCATACTGATTggtctcccagaggtcctgagttcaattcccagcaaccacatggtggctcacaaccacctgtaatgagatctggtgccctcttctggcctgcagggatacatgcaggcagaacactatatacataaataaataaataaatctttttaaaaaaagaaaagaaaaataccaaaaaaaaacagaaaagacctctgtggtggtttgaataagaatggcccctaagtagagtgggagggaggtgaggaggcgggagaagggaagtgagggggaactggggttggtatgtaaaatgaaaaaaatttaataaataattaatttaaaaaaaaataatggcccccacaggctcctatatttgaatgtttgattcccagttagtggactgtttaggaaagattcggaggtgtggccttgttggatgaggtgtgtcactggaggtgggctttgaggtttcaaaagcccacaccaggcccagtctcctcCTCTGCTTGTAGATGTAAGTTCTtagctcctgctccagcatcaTGACTAACTACAtactgccatgatgatcatggactaaccctatgaaactgtaagccagcccctgatgaaatgctttcttttataagttgccttggtcatggtatctttgcacaatagagcagtaactaagacaacctcTCATTGAGAAGTGACATTCCTAAGCTGCATACAGTGGTGCATGCCGGcaatccagcacccaggaggcagaggcagggggatctctatgagtttggggccaatAAATGAAAGTGCTAGCTGAGAAAGCATGACACCCTGAGTTTGACCCTGGTACTCACATAAAGACAGATGGAGAGAACTGAGTCTACAAAggtatcctctgacctcctcaagccgtgtgtcttagtcagtgttctattactgtgaagaggcaccatgaccacctcgattcttataaaggaaaggatttaattggggtggcttacagtttcagaggtttagttcactgtcatcatggtaggaagcatggcggTGTACGGACAGCAgcagaaggagctgaaagttctggatctggatctgcaggcagcaggaagagatacTGGGGCTGGcctaggcttttgaaaccccaaagccctcAGTAATACACTACCTCcgagaaggccacacctcctaatccttctcaaacagctccactccctaatgactaagcattcaaatataggagcctgtgggccattctcattcaaactaccacaccaggGCACACATATGAaccatacacatcacacacaaacgTGATATAAAAAGATTAGCAAAAAAGCTAACATcagcccagcggtggtggcgcttgcctttaatcccagtactcgggaggcagaggcaggtggatctttgtgagttagaggccagcctgggctacagagtgaggtccaggacaggctccaaagctacacagagaaatcctgtgaagaaagaaagaaaagaaagaaagaaagaaagaaagaaagaaagaaagaaagagagagagaaagaaagaaagaaagaacaacaatCCTGTTCTAGATTCAGCAGTCTGGACTGAGAGCAGGCCTAAGGAGAAAGAATGGAGGAGAATCATCAGGGCTGACAGGTAACAGCAACAGGCAAGTAttatcaaaaactaaaacaaggggaagagagatggctcagtggttaagagcactgactgatgttccagaggacctgggttcaattcccaggccatcCGGTGTCTGGTCACACAaggataaaaatggaaaaaaaaaaagaagaagaagaagcaggaagcaggaaaaaaattaaaacaaaagcataaaattaTCAAGAGAAATATCTaagttttttaaagtaaaaactcaaaaacaattttttaaaaatacttccaaacctttaaaaaattttaaattttagacaaggtctcGCTAAGATGAATTTAATGTCCTCCTGCTTCAGGGCAAGTGGTCAGGATTACAGGACTCTACCATCGGGTCCACTTTCTAATCAGATTTCTTAGGTCAGGAAACTGACGTCCTAATTGCCTTGGTACACTGGGAAACGTTAAAGGAAAGACAATAAAAACTCAGAGGAAAAGTCAAGGCAGTGAAGTAGAAAAGCTGAAAGACCCAAAGCAAGCAACGGGCACCAGACAACTTCCCGTACGTACTCTGGTGTGCTCGTAGGGGATGTCCACAGAAGGGTGGTAGCACACTATTGTCCTGCCGTCGGAGGTCAAAGCCAGCTCTACCTTGCTGAAAAGGAACGTTTTAGAAATAGTTAGACTGTACTCAAAGCTGCATGAGTACTTCCaggttttagctttttgagacaaggtctcactgtagcccaggcagtcatggaactcactatggagcccaTGCTGGACTCAAACACATAgcaatccccttgcctctgcctctagagtgacTGGATAACAGATACATACCATCCTGTCTGGCAGGAtctcatgtgtcccaggctggttttgaacttagtATGTAGCCAACAATGACTGTTGATCCTCTGACTCTATCTCCTAACTGTTAAGATTACACCCCGCTACAATAATTACTCTTAATGAGAAAATTAATTAGAAATCAACCCAAATGCCACAGTGAAAGCTAAGCCTCTTGCTGCTAGAGAAGGGCAGGAGCAAAAAAGCCGTGCAATCCACCAGTGTGCTAAGCCGTGCAGCCCACCAGTGTGCTAAGCCGTGCAACCCACCAGTGTGCTAAGCCATGCAGCCCACCAGTGTGCTAAGCCATGCAGCCCACCAGTGTGCTAAACTGTGCAGCCCACCAGTGTGCTAAGCCGTGCAACCCACCAGTGTGCTAAACCGTGCAGCCCAACAGTGTGCTAAGCCATGCAGCCCCGCCACAGTACAGGCTCTGCTCACATGTACCAGTGTGCTAAGACAGCTCGGGTCAAAGGGAGCAAATGCAGCCCCAA comes from Onychomys torridus chromosome 20, mOncTor1.1, whole genome shotgun sequence and encodes:
- the Mrpl42 gene encoding 39S ribosomal protein L42, mitochondrial, producing the protein MASAVKWVTSNRTIWKHLFPIQSGALSRVCHKSTYSSLPEDYNCKVELALTSDGRTIVCYHPSVDIPYEHTRPVPQPDILHNNEETHEQVLKTKLEEKSKQLEQGPMIEQLSKVFFTTKHRWYPHGQYHRRRKKPDPPKDR